In a genomic window of Vigna angularis cultivar LongXiaoDou No.4 chromosome 6, ASM1680809v1, whole genome shotgun sequence:
- the LOC108342415 gene encoding uncharacterized protein LOC108342415, translated as MRVWRVHLPEQKLCPHGVLRWVLVWMSVCLFLVTVGPPSRSLVKKSAPPQFSCPPCDCHCSSAEHLLDPLGLGNGSVSDCGKHDPVLNEEMNKDLLAMLSEELNLQKVVAKESLEHTKRLVMDARKSFSQYQKEAEKCNIGMETCEEARQRAEAELIEERRLTTMWENRAREYGWSDRKNHH; from the exons ATGAGGGTGTGGAGGGTTCACCTACCAGAGCAAAAGCTTTGTCCTCATGGTGTTTTGAGGTGGGTTTTGGTTTGGATGAGTGTGTGTTTGTTTCTGGTCACGGTTGGTCCACCGTCTCGGTCGCTGGTTAAGAAGAGTGCACCTCCTCAATTTTCTTGTCCTCCCTGTGATTGTCACTGCTCTTCAGCAGAACATCTCCTCGATCCTTTGG GACTCGGCAATGGCTCAGTTTCTG ATTGTGGTAAACATGATCCTGTTTTGAATGAGGAAATGAATAAGGATCTATTGGCAATGCTATCTGAGGAGCTAAATTTGCAGAAAGTAGTGGCCAAGGAGAGCTTGGAACACACGAAAAGGTTAGTAATGGATGCCAGGAAAAGCTTTTCACAGTACCAGAAAGAAGCAGAAAAGTGCAACATTGGAATGGAAACTTGTGAAGAAGCAAGGCAGAGGGCAGAGGCAGAGCTCATTGAAGAACGAAGGCTCACAACAATGTGGGAAAATCGAGCTCGTGAATATGGATGGAGTGACAGAAAAAACCATCATTAG